A region of Burkholderiales bacterium JOSHI_001 DNA encodes the following proteins:
- a CDS encoding Protein of unknown function (DUF2917) (PFAM: Protein of unknown function (DUF2917)), translating to MSHRLFSLPSPLPLQRRLRRDEFLHLQRPPVLRLRAECGTLWVTVDGEPQDFQIEAGQGRVFDGQAPITVGSLGGDAVFSATPLAPPVGRLRRWWQALAQRVGAQAQELRT from the coding sequence ATGAGCCACCGCCTTTTCAGCCTCCCCTCCCCCTTGCCCCTGCAGCGTCGGCTGCGGCGCGACGAGTTCCTGCACCTGCAACGGCCCCCGGTGCTGCGGCTGCGAGCCGAATGCGGCACGCTGTGGGTGACGGTGGACGGCGAGCCGCAGGACTTCCAGATCGAGGCCGGCCAGGGCCGCGTGTTCGATGGCCAGGCCCCCATCACGGTGGGCAGCCTGGGCGGTGACGCGGTGTTCAGCGCCACGCCGCTGGCCCCACCCGTGGGCCGCCTGCGCCGCTGGTGGCAGGCCTTGGCCCAGCGGGTCGGCGCTCAGGCCCAGGAACTGCGGACATGA
- a CDS encoding transcriptional regulator (PFAM: Bacterial regulatory helix-turn-helix protein, lysR family; LysR substrate binding domain), with translation MPNDPNRLPPLDRLAVFDAAARHLSFTKAAAERFITQSAVSRQVAALEEELGLALFRRRHRALELTDDGRQLAEGVGQAIATVRDALATLRAPGRREVLAVTTTPGLASLWLIPRLADFVSHHPGVDVRIDASYQPRPLAADGFDLAIRYTTLDAASGLPLFGESIVPMCSPRLLRASGLPLKTPADLARHTLLQMDSMPGKGPPLEWQSWFRAMALGPITPAATLSFTNYDAAVAAAVAGQGVVLGRRPLVDTLLRQRALVAPIKGAKASAHGYTVVVEPAASRKPAVQALVNWLLAQARGT, from the coding sequence ATGCCAAACGATCCCAACCGACTGCCGCCGCTGGACCGCCTGGCCGTTTTTGACGCCGCCGCGCGCCACCTGTCCTTCACCAAGGCGGCGGCCGAGCGCTTCATCACGCAGTCGGCGGTCAGCCGCCAGGTGGCGGCACTGGAAGAAGAACTCGGCCTGGCGCTGTTCCGCCGCCGTCACCGTGCCCTGGAACTCACCGACGACGGCCGGCAGCTGGCCGAGGGCGTGGGCCAGGCCATCGCCACCGTGCGCGACGCGCTGGCCACCCTGCGCGCGCCCGGGCGGCGCGAGGTGCTGGCGGTGACCACCACGCCGGGGCTGGCCTCGCTGTGGCTGATTCCGCGCCTGGCCGACTTTGTGTCGCACCACCCCGGCGTGGATGTGCGCATCGACGCCAGCTACCAGCCGCGTCCCCTGGCGGCCGACGGCTTCGACCTGGCCATTCGCTACACCACGCTGGACGCGGCCTCCGGGCTGCCGCTTTTCGGTGAGTCCATCGTGCCCATGTGCTCGCCGCGCCTGCTGCGCGCCAGCGGCCTGCCACTGAAAACACCGGCCGACCTGGCGCGGCACACCCTGCTGCAAATGGACAGCATGCCCGGCAAGGGGCCGCCGCTGGAATGGCAGTCCTGGTTCCGCGCCATGGCGCTGGGGCCGATCACGCCAGCCGCGACACTGAGCTTCACCAACTACGACGCCGCGGTGGCCGCCGCCGTGGCCGGCCAGGGCGTGGTGCTGGGCCGGCGCCCCTTGGTGGACACCTTGCTGCGCCAACGCGCGCTGGTGGCGCCGATCAAGGGTGCCAAGGCCTCGGCGCATGGCTACACCGTGGTGGTGGAGCCCGCGGCGTCACGCAAGCCGGCGGTGCAGGCCCTGGTGAACTGGTTGCTGGCGCAGGCCCGCGGCACCTGA
- a CDS encoding enoyl-CoA hydratase/carnithine racemase (PFAM: Enoyl-CoA hydratase/isomerase family) produces the protein MNPELPALLTAADARVRLEFVGDDGALAIVTLNRPDAHNVLDPDTAHVLRTAIAEVAPRVAEEQVRAVLLRGTGRSFCAGGDIACFTGTADERANVLGSMIPPLNSALHTLATLTVPVVSALNGAVGGGGIGLAFCADIVIAAESMVLRGGYTGIGLTPDVGSSWFLARAIGGARAKRVFFCNEKISAAQCLAWGLVSELVPDAELDARALALAQSLASSATRAIGRTKALVDGAADRSLSEQMALEAGFMVDSGRDSESAEGVAAFLARRAPRF, from the coding sequence ATGAACCCCGAACTGCCTGCCCTGCTGACCGCCGCGGATGCCCGCGTGCGGCTGGAATTTGTCGGTGACGATGGTGCCCTGGCCATCGTCACGCTGAACCGGCCCGACGCGCACAACGTGCTGGACCCGGACACCGCGCACGTGCTGCGCACCGCCATCGCCGAGGTGGCGCCGCGCGTCGCCGAAGAGCAGGTGCGCGCGGTGCTGCTGCGCGGCACCGGCCGCAGTTTCTGCGCTGGTGGCGACATCGCCTGCTTCACCGGCACCGCCGACGAGCGTGCCAACGTGCTGGGCAGCATGATCCCGCCGCTGAACAGCGCCCTGCACACCCTGGCCACACTCACCGTGCCGGTGGTCAGTGCGCTCAATGGCGCGGTGGGCGGCGGCGGCATCGGGCTGGCGTTCTGCGCCGACATTGTCATCGCCGCCGAATCGATGGTGCTGCGCGGGGGCTACACCGGCATCGGGCTCACGCCGGACGTCGGTTCGTCCTGGTTCCTGGCGCGGGCCATCGGTGGGGCGCGCGCCAAGCGCGTGTTCTTCTGCAACGAGAAGATCTCCGCCGCCCAGTGCCTGGCCTGGGGCCTGGTGAGCGAACTGGTGCCCGATGCCGAACTGGACGCGCGCGCCCTGGCCCTGGCGCAAAGCCTGGCCAGCAGCGCCACCCGTGCCATCGGCCGCACCAAGGCCCTGGTGGACGGCGCGGCCGACCGCAGCCTGTCCGAGCAGATGGCGCTGGAAGCCGGCTTCATGGTGGATTCAGGCCGCGACAGCGAATCGGCCGAAGGCGTGGCGGCCTTCCTGGCCCGGCGCGCACCGCGTTTCTGA
- a CDS encoding alkyl hydroperoxide reductase, F subunit (PFAM: Pyridine nucleotide-disulphide oxidoreductase~TIGRFAM: alkyl hydroperoxide reductase, F subunit), translating into MLDAAMKQQLQAYLERMTQPIELIASLDDSASAQEMHELLQDIAPLSPLITLRLDGTATRRPSFQITRAGQDMGLHFAALPMGHEFTSLVLALLQAGGHPPKVEADLIAQVKALQPDGDLVFETWMSLTCHNCPDVVQALNLMAVLNPRIKHTAIDGGLFQQEVDERQIMAVPMVFLNGQMFSSGRMELAEILAKVDTGTAARDAAKLGAKAPFDVLIVGGGPAGAAAAIYAARKGIRTGIVAERFGGQTLDTLGIENFISVKETEGPKFAAALEAHVRAYDVDIMNGQRVAALTAADQPGGFATVRLDNGAELKSRTIILATGARWRNVNVPGEAEYRTKGVAYCPHCDGPLFKGKQVAVIGGGNSGVEAAIDLAGVVQHVTLVEFAEQLKADAVLVNKLKSLPNVTIHTNAQTTQITGDGTKVNGLTFKHRASGQEEHVALAGVFVQIGLVPNTEFLKGTVELSKYGEIVVDAKGHTNVPGVFGAGDVTTVPYKQIIIATGEGAKAALSAFDHLIRSPMPQAA; encoded by the coding sequence ATGCTCGACGCCGCGATGAAGCAACAGCTCCAGGCCTACCTGGAGCGTATGACCCAACCGATTGAGCTGATCGCTTCGCTGGACGATTCGGCCAGCGCGCAGGAGATGCACGAACTGCTGCAGGACATCGCGCCGCTGTCGCCGCTGATCACCCTGCGCCTGGACGGCACGGCCACGCGCCGCCCCAGCTTCCAGATCACCCGCGCCGGGCAGGACATGGGCCTGCACTTTGCAGCCCTGCCCATGGGGCATGAGTTCACCTCCCTGGTGCTGGCCCTGCTGCAGGCCGGCGGCCACCCGCCCAAGGTGGAAGCCGACCTGATAGCCCAGGTGAAGGCCCTGCAGCCCGATGGCGACCTGGTGTTCGAAACCTGGATGAGCCTGACCTGCCACAACTGTCCGGACGTGGTTCAGGCCCTGAACCTGATGGCGGTGCTGAACCCGCGCATCAAGCACACGGCCATCGACGGCGGCCTGTTCCAGCAGGAAGTGGACGAACGCCAGATCATGGCCGTGCCCATGGTCTTCCTGAACGGGCAGATGTTCAGTTCCGGCCGGATGGAACTGGCCGAGATCCTGGCCAAGGTGGACACCGGCACGGCCGCGCGCGACGCCGCCAAGCTGGGCGCCAAGGCCCCCTTCGACGTGCTGATCGTCGGTGGCGGCCCGGCCGGCGCGGCAGCGGCCATCTACGCGGCGCGCAAGGGCATCCGCACCGGCATCGTGGCCGAACGCTTCGGCGGCCAGACCCTGGACACCCTGGGCATCGAGAACTTCATCTCGGTGAAAGAAACCGAAGGCCCGAAATTCGCCGCCGCGCTGGAAGCCCATGTGCGCGCCTATGACGTGGACATCATGAACGGCCAGCGTGTGGCCGCGCTGACCGCCGCCGACCAGCCCGGTGGTTTCGCCACCGTGCGCCTGGACAACGGCGCCGAACTGAAAAGCCGCACCATCATCCTGGCCACCGGCGCGCGCTGGCGCAACGTGAACGTGCCCGGCGAAGCCGAGTACAGGACCAAGGGCGTGGCCTATTGCCCGCACTGCGACGGGCCGCTGTTCAAGGGCAAGCAGGTGGCGGTCATCGGCGGCGGCAACTCCGGCGTGGAAGCGGCCATCGACCTGGCCGGCGTGGTGCAGCACGTCACCCTGGTGGAATTTGCCGAACAACTGAAGGCCGACGCGGTGCTGGTGAACAAGCTGAAAAGCCTGCCCAACGTGACCATCCACACCAACGCCCAGACCACGCAGATCACCGGCGATGGCACGAAGGTGAATGGCCTCACGTTCAAGCACCGCGCCAGCGGCCAGGAAGAGCATGTGGCACTGGCCGGCGTGTTCGTGCAGATCGGCCTGGTGCCCAACACCGAATTCCTGAAGGGCACGGTGGAGCTGTCCAAGTACGGCGAGATCGTGGTGGACGCCAAGGGCCACACCAATGTGCCGGGCGTGTTCGGCGCCGGCGACGTGACCACGGTGCCCTACAAGCAGATCATCATCGCCACCGGCGAAGGTGCGAAGGCGGCGCTGTCGGCCTTCGATCACCTCATCCGCAGCCCGATGCCGCAGGCGGCCTGA
- a CDS encoding peroxiredoxin (PFAM: C-terminal domain of 1-Cys peroxiredoxin; AhpC/TSA family~TIGRFAM: peroxiredoxin) — protein MSLINTPVQPFKTQAFHNGKFIEVTEQSLKGKWSVLIFMPAAFTFNCPTEVEDAADHYAEFQKAEAEVYIVTTDTHFSHKVWHETSPAVGKARFPLVGDPTHTLTNAFGVHIPEEGLALRGTFVINPEGLIKTAEVHSNEIARDVKETLRKLKAAQYTAKNPGQVCPAKWNEGAKTLTPSLDLVGKI, from the coding sequence ATGTCGCTGATCAACACCCCCGTGCAACCGTTCAAGACCCAGGCCTTCCACAACGGCAAGTTCATCGAAGTGACCGAACAAAGCCTCAAGGGCAAGTGGTCGGTGCTGATCTTCATGCCGGCCGCCTTCACCTTCAACTGCCCCACCGAAGTGGAAGACGCCGCCGACCACTACGCCGAATTCCAGAAGGCCGAAGCCGAGGTTTACATCGTCACCACCGACACCCACTTCTCGCACAAGGTGTGGCACGAAACCAGCCCGGCCGTGGGCAAGGCCAGGTTCCCGCTGGTGGGCGACCCCACCCACACCCTGACCAATGCCTTCGGCGTGCACATCCCCGAAGAAGGCCTGGCGCTGCGCGGCACCTTCGTGATCAACCCCGAGGGCCTGATCAAGACCGCCGAAGTGCACAGCAACGAGATCGCCCGCGACGTGAAGGAAACCCTGCGCAAGCTCAAGGCCGCGCAGTACACCGCCAAGAACCCCGGCCAGGTCTGCCCGGCCAAGTGGAACGAAGGCGCGAAGACCTTGACCCCGTCGCTGGACCTGGTCGGCAAGATCTGA
- a CDS encoding delta-1-pyrroline-5-carboxylate dehydrogenase (PFAM: Proline dehydrogenase; Aldehyde dehydrogenase family~TIGRFAM: delta-1-pyrroline-5-carboxylate dehydrogenase (PutA C-terminal domain)), producing MAARVASEAPRACRLHHTADPPLVPTALSPAMPQTAPEFTPPLQVGPLRAAIRALTRRPEPELLPGLLEQAALTEAQAAAAQALALRLARGVRERARDGGRAGLVQGLLQEFALSSQEGVALMCLAEALLRIPDATTRDALIRDKVGHGDWQRHLGHSPSLFVNAATWGLLLTGKLVATHSDEGLAATLRRIVGRGGEPLVRRGVDMAMRLMGEQFVTGQTIAEALANARAREAQGFRFSYDMLGEAALTARDAQAYFASYERAIQAIGQAAAGRGIYEGPGISIKLSALHPRYQRAQLARVMDELYPRLLALALQARQHDIGLNIDAEESERLDLSLDLLQRLCSEPSLAGWNGIGFVIQAYQKRCPAVVDYLIDLGRRTRRRLMVRLVKGAYWDSEIKRAQVEGQDGYPVYTRKAHTDLAYMACAKKLLAAPEAIYPQFATHNAHTLAAVHQLAGANFYAGQYEFQCLHGMGEPLYEQVVGAVAEGGQGRPCRIYAPVGPHDTLLAYLVRRLLENGANSSFVNRIADDAVPLDALVADPSLQVLQSARQEGLLGAPHPAIALPAQLYGVARANSPGWDLAHEDVLNRLSQRLAPRVDEHWHAEPLLAVAVAPGLARPVCNPADRGDTVGTVQDASRDDVAAALAAAQAAAPAWATTPPGERAAVLESAADALVAQAGQLLPLLVREAGKTAANAVSELREAVDFLRFYAAQVRRDFDNASHRPLGPVACISPWNFPLAIFTGQVGAALAAGNVVLAKPAEQTPLVAAAAVRLLHAAGVPRGALQLLPGPGEVVGAALVADERVQGVLFTGSTEVARVLQRSLAGRLTSQGQPVPLVAETGGQNAMVVDSSALAEQVVADVLASAFDSAGQRCSALRLLCLQRDGAERVLAMLEGACAELTLGDPRALATDVGPAIDGDALRGIEAHIAAMQARGRRVRRPVPLDAAALAGGSFVAPALIEIESLAELQREVFGPVLHVLRYEREALPQLLADINASGYGLTGGVHTRIDETVALVATTLRVGNLYVNRNTVGAVVGVQPFGGEGLSGTGPKAGGPLYLLRLLDQRPDSAARQAVLASAQADGATALRGLPSVAADTATLSVLRDWAGPAWPALAAMGPALDVAVPPRGWHALAGPTGEANLYALQPREAVLCLAEGGASGDADRLSQLAAVLAVGGRALWPASARALHERLPEPVRERVALVQDWTASGVHLDAVLHAGDIATLRRAAAQLAQHPGPVLGLTRFGAGSPSLPLERLVVERSLSINTAAAGGNASLMTLG from the coding sequence ATGGCGGCCCGGGTGGCTTCCGAGGCCCCGCGGGCCTGCCGCTTGCATCACACTGCCGACCCGCCCCTGGTGCCCACCGCCTTGAGCCCCGCCATGCCCCAGACCGCCCCTGAGTTCACGCCGCCCTTGCAAGTCGGCCCGCTGCGCGCGGCCATCCGGGCGCTGACGCGCCGGCCGGAACCCGAGCTGCTGCCGGGCCTGCTGGAACAGGCCGCCCTGACCGAAGCCCAGGCCGCTGCCGCGCAGGCCCTGGCACTGCGCCTGGCACGCGGGGTGCGCGAGCGGGCGCGTGATGGTGGCCGCGCCGGGCTGGTGCAGGGCCTGCTGCAGGAATTCGCCCTCAGCTCGCAGGAAGGCGTGGCGCTGATGTGCCTGGCCGAGGCCCTGCTGCGCATCCCGGACGCGACCACGCGCGACGCCCTCATTCGCGACAAGGTGGGCCATGGCGACTGGCAGCGCCACCTGGGGCACAGCCCCTCGCTGTTCGTCAACGCTGCCACCTGGGGCCTGCTGCTCACTGGCAAACTGGTGGCCACCCACAGCGACGAAGGCCTGGCCGCCACGCTGCGCCGCATCGTGGGGCGCGGTGGTGAGCCGCTGGTGCGCCGCGGCGTGGACATGGCCATGCGGCTGATGGGCGAGCAGTTCGTCACCGGCCAGACCATTGCCGAGGCGCTGGCCAACGCCCGTGCGCGCGAAGCCCAGGGCTTTCGCTTTTCCTACGACATGCTGGGCGAAGCGGCGCTCACCGCGCGCGACGCCCAGGCTTATTTCGCGTCCTACGAGCGGGCCATCCAGGCCATCGGCCAGGCGGCGGCGGGCCGCGGCATCTACGAAGGCCCGGGCATCTCCATCAAGCTGTCGGCCCTGCACCCACGCTACCAGCGCGCACAGCTGGCGCGGGTGATGGACGAGCTGTACCCGCGCCTGCTGGCCCTGGCGCTGCAGGCGCGGCAGCACGACATCGGCCTGAACATCGACGCCGAAGAAAGCGAACGCCTGGACCTGTCGCTGGACCTGCTGCAGCGCCTGTGCAGCGAGCCGTCGCTGGCCGGCTGGAACGGCATCGGCTTCGTGATCCAGGCCTACCAGAAGCGCTGCCCGGCGGTGGTGGATTACCTCATCGACCTGGGCCGGCGCACCCGGCGGCGCTTGATGGTGCGCCTTGTGAAAGGCGCCTACTGGGATTCGGAAATCAAGCGCGCCCAGGTCGAAGGCCAGGACGGCTACCCGGTCTACACCCGCAAGGCGCACACCGACCTGGCCTACATGGCCTGTGCGAAGAAGCTGCTGGCCGCGCCCGAGGCCATCTACCCGCAGTTCGCCACCCACAACGCGCACACGCTGGCGGCGGTGCATCAGCTGGCCGGGGCCAACTTCTACGCCGGCCAGTACGAATTCCAGTGCCTGCACGGCATGGGCGAGCCGCTGTACGAGCAGGTGGTGGGTGCGGTGGCCGAAGGCGGGCAAGGCCGGCCCTGCCGCATCTACGCCCCGGTGGGGCCGCACGACACCCTGCTGGCCTACCTGGTGCGGCGCCTGCTGGAAAACGGCGCCAACTCCAGCTTCGTCAACCGCATTGCCGACGATGCCGTGCCGCTGGACGCACTGGTGGCTGACCCGTCCTTGCAGGTGCTGCAAAGCGCCCGGCAGGAAGGGCTGCTGGGTGCGCCGCACCCGGCGATTGCACTGCCGGCGCAGCTGTACGGCGTGGCACGCGCCAATTCACCGGGATGGGACCTGGCGCACGAGGACGTGCTGAACCGGCTGTCCCAGCGCCTGGCCCCCCGGGTGGACGAGCACTGGCATGCCGAACCCCTGCTGGCCGTGGCGGTGGCCCCCGGCCTGGCGCGGCCGGTGTGCAACCCGGCCGACCGCGGCGACACCGTGGGCACCGTGCAGGACGCCAGCCGGGACGACGTGGCCGCCGCCCTGGCCGCCGCCCAGGCCGCCGCACCCGCCTGGGCCACCACCCCGCCGGGCGAGCGTGCCGCGGTGCTGGAAAGCGCTGCCGACGCCCTGGTGGCGCAGGCCGGGCAGTTGCTGCCCCTGCTGGTGCGCGAGGCCGGCAAGACCGCCGCCAACGCGGTGTCCGAACTGCGCGAAGCGGTGGACTTCCTGCGCTTCTACGCCGCCCAGGTGCGCCGCGATTTCGACAACGCCAGCCACCGGCCGCTGGGCCCGGTGGCCTGCATCAGCCCCTGGAACTTCCCGCTGGCCATCTTCACCGGCCAGGTGGGCGCCGCGCTGGCCGCGGGCAATGTGGTGCTGGCCAAGCCGGCCGAGCAAACGCCGCTGGTGGCCGCCGCCGCGGTGCGGCTGCTGCACGCGGCCGGTGTGCCGCGCGGGGCCTTGCAGTTGCTGCCCGGCCCGGGCGAGGTGGTGGGCGCCGCCTTGGTGGCCGACGAACGCGTGCAGGGCGTGCTGTTCACCGGTTCCACCGAGGTGGCGCGCGTGCTGCAGCGCAGCCTGGCCGGCCGCTTGACGTCGCAGGGCCAGCCGGTGCCACTGGTGGCCGAAACCGGTGGCCAGAACGCGATGGTGGTGGATTCGTCCGCACTGGCCGAACAGGTGGTGGCCGACGTGCTGGCCAGCGCCTTCGACAGCGCCGGCCAGCGCTGTTCGGCCTTGCGACTGCTGTGCCTGCAGCGCGATGGGGCCGAGCGGGTGCTGGCCATGCTGGAAGGGGCCTGCGCCGAGTTGACGCTGGGCGACCCGCGCGCGCTGGCCACCGACGTGGGGCCGGCGATCGATGGCGACGCCCTGCGCGGCATTGAGGCGCACATCGCCGCGATGCAGGCGCGCGGGCGGCGCGTGCGGCGACCGGTGCCGCTGGACGCAGCCGCCTTGGCCGGGGGCAGCTTCGTTGCGCCGGCCCTCATCGAGATCGAATCCCTGGCCGAACTGCAGCGCGAGGTCTTCGGCCCGGTGCTGCACGTGCTGCGCTATGAGCGCGAAGCCTTGCCGCAGCTGCTGGCCGACATCAACGCCAGCGGCTACGGCCTGACCGGCGGCGTGCACACGCGCATTGACGAAACCGTGGCCCTGGTGGCCACCACCCTGCGCGTGGGCAACCTGTACGTGAATCGCAACACCGTGGGCGCGGTGGTGGGGGTGCAGCCCTTTGGCGGCGAAGGCCTGTCGGGCACCGGCCCCAAGGCCGGTGGGCCCTTGTACCTGCTGCGGCTGCTGGACCAGCGACCCGATTCGGCCGCGCGCCAGGCCGTGCTGGCCAGCGCCCAGGCCGACGGTGCCACCGCCTTGCGCGGCCTGCCCTCGGTGGCTGCGGACACGGCCACCCTGTCCGTGTTGCGGGACTGGGCTGGTCCGGCCTGGCCTGCGCTGGCCGCCATGGGCCCGGCCCTGGATGTGGCTGTCCCGCCGCGGGGCTGGCACGCCTTGGCCGGGCCGACGGGTGAAGCCAACCTCTACGCGCTGCAGCCGCGCGAGGCGGTGTTGTGCCTGGCCGAAGGCGGCGCATCCGGCGACGCCGACCGCCTGTCCCAACTGGCCGCGGTGCTGGCGGTGGGCGGCCGGGCGCTGTGGCCGGCGTCGGCGCGGGCACTGCATGAGCGCCTGCCCGAGCCGGTGCGCGAGCGGGTGGCCTTGGTGCAGGACTGGACCGCCTCGGGCGTGCACCTGGACGCCGTGCTGCATGCGGGCGACATCGCCACCCTGCGCCGGGCGGCGGCGCAACTGGCGCAGCATCCCGGCCCGGTGCTGGGCCTGACGCGCTTTGGCGCAGGCTCGCCCAGCCTGCCGCTGGAGCGCCTGGTGGTGGAGCGGTCCCTGTCCATCAACACCGCCGCTGCCGGCGGCAATGCCAGCCTGATGACCTTGGGCTGA
- a CDS encoding putative ornithine cyclodeaminase, mu-crystallin (PFAM: Ornithine cyclodeaminase/mu-crystallin family), producing MQVIAAAATEAALPFDRLVPALASLFVTGAEQPPRQVLTINAPDGGAMTSLVMPAWAPGRAYGVKVINIAPGNAARGLPGLHASYLLHDAVTGVPLALIDGDVLTARRTAAVAALAARELARPDAQRLLVLGAGRIAALLPAAYAAVRTIAHVDVWARRPDQASALAAALRRQGFNAHAAPDLATATMRAHIVACATLATAPLLQGEWLAAGSHVDLIGSFTPAMREADDRCLAQADLLFIDSEDALQKSGELLAPLASGAITPGQVRGTLAQLLRGERAGRGHPSERSVFKSVGSALQDLAAAMLVCPAPRAT from the coding sequence GTGCAAGTCATTGCTGCCGCGGCCACCGAAGCCGCCCTGCCCTTCGACCGCCTGGTGCCGGCCCTGGCCAGCTTGTTCGTGACCGGTGCCGAGCAGCCGCCGCGCCAGGTGCTGACGATCAACGCGCCGGACGGCGGCGCCATGACCTCGCTGGTGATGCCGGCCTGGGCCCCAGGCCGCGCCTATGGCGTGAAGGTGATCAACATCGCGCCCGGCAACGCCGCCCGTGGCCTGCCGGGCCTGCACGCCAGCTATCTGCTGCACGACGCCGTGACGGGGGTGCCGCTGGCCCTGATCGACGGCGACGTGCTCACCGCCCGCCGCACCGCCGCCGTGGCCGCGCTGGCCGCGCGCGAGCTGGCGCGCCCCGATGCCCAGCGCCTGCTGGTGCTGGGCGCCGGCCGCATCGCGGCGCTGCTGCCGGCGGCTTATGCGGCTGTGCGGACCATCGCCCATGTGGACGTGTGGGCGCGCCGCCCGGACCAGGCCAGCGCGCTGGCCGCCGCGCTGCGCCGGCAGGGGTTCAACGCCCACGCCGCCCCGGACCTGGCCACCGCCACCATGCGGGCCCACATCGTGGCCTGCGCCACCCTGGCCACGGCGCCGTTGTTGCAAGGCGAATGGCTGGCCGCGGGCAGCCATGTGGACCTGATCGGCAGCTTCACCCCCGCCATGCGTGAGGCCGACGACCGCTGCCTGGCGCAGGCCGACCTGCTGTTCATCGACAGCGAAGACGCCCTGCAGAAGTCCGGCGAACTGCTGGCGCCCCTGGCCAGCGGTGCCATCACGCCGGGCCAGGTGCGGGGCACGCTGGCGCAACTGCTGCGGGGTGAACGCGCGGGCCGTGGCCACCCCAGCGAGCGCAGCGTGTTCAAGTCGGTGGGCAGTGCGCTGCAGGACCTGGCCGCGGCGATGCTGGTGTGCCCGGCGCCCCGGGCCACTTGA